A DNA window from Coffea arabica cultivar ET-39 chromosome 6c, Coffea Arabica ET-39 HiFi, whole genome shotgun sequence contains the following coding sequences:
- the LOC113693834 gene encoding uncharacterized protein isoform X2 yields MGFAQALFACAPLPPPPPPPPPLHQKSSSVPTWHFSSFTGITACSAFFNCRRFLLFQESKPTHISASPRHSQFNNLYQEHEELGFKKQKKKKKKENHNSILESHRPYKNAPTHTQYKREEVRDGKVCDESQSLDFVSHFSTRRSGDKGGKEGERKPTGEDEEGLDVGRPKPEDEEEEDSGGPVVCKGIAKGTSRRQIMKRSTMIAKQVISIQSALSLGFVSQLCVDTNAWAVLFVEVKPNLLSSELERFSLDDLAKVGDVVLVEDESVMENDFKLVGLETLVGYTVATPGRRNIGKVRGYNFDINSGVVESLEIDSFGISIIPSSLVSTYALLVEDVLEVLPDTVVVHEAAASRIHRLTKGFWGGGQKMGGSVDDDDDEFEECCGYGGSGKRKLSRARGKFPGEAVERADEWELPMDYL; encoded by the exons ATGGGATTCGCCCAGGCCCTCTTCGCCTGCGCGCCGctgccaccaccaccaccaccaccgccaccacTGCATCAAAAGAGTAGCAGTGTTCCCACATGGCATTTTTCAAGCTTCACTGGTATTACTGCTTGTAGTGCTTTTTTCAATTGCAGACGGTTCCTATTATTTCAAGAATCAAAACCGACTCATATTTCAGCTTCTCCTCGCCACTCCCAATTCAACAACTTGTACCAAGAACATGAAGAATTAGGGTTCaagaagcagaagaagaagaagaagaaggagaatcACAATAGCATTCTGGAAAGTCATCGTCCGTACAAGAATGCTCCAACGCATACCCAATATAAAAGAGAAGAAGTACGAGATGGAAAAGTTTGCGACGAATCCCAGTCCCTCGATTTCGTCTCCCATTTTAGTACTAGAAGAAGTGGCGACAAGGGCGGAAAGGAGGGAGAGCGCAAACCAACAGGAGAGGACGAGGAGGGATTGGATGTGGGAAGGCCTAAGCCAGaagacgaagaagaagaagatagcGGTGGTCCTGTTGTCTGCAAGGGGATAGCAAAAGGGACTAGTAGGAGGCAAATCATGAAGAGGTCCACTATGATCGCCAAGCAAGTTATCAGCATTCAATCCGCCCTCTCCCTGGGTTTTGTTTCCCAGCTCTGCGTCGATACAAATGCT TGGGCGGTGTTATTTGTAGAAGTGAAGCCAAACTTACTTTCCAGTGAGCTAGAAAGGTTTTCCTTGGACGACCTTGCGAAG GTTGGGGATGTGGTGCTCGTTGAGGATGAGAGTGTGATGGAAAATGACTTCAAATTAGTTGGACTCGAGACGCTG GTAGGATATACTGTTGCAACTCCAGGTCGGCGAAATATTGGAAAA GTGCGTGGATACAATTTTGACATTAACTCTGGGGTAGTGGAGTCTCTTGAGATTGATTCATTTGGGATATCCATCATCCCGTCAAGTTTG GTGAGCACCTATGCATTATTGGTTGAGGATGTGCTGGAAGTTTTACCAGACACAGTTGTAGTACATGAAGCTGCAGCATCACGCATCCACAGGCTTACTAAG GGGTTTTGGGGCGGCGGTCAGAAGATGGGCGGGTcagttgatgatgatgatgatgagtttGAAGAATGTTGTGGATACGGGGGAAGCGGGAAGAGAAAGTTGTCCAGGGCCAGGGGGAAGTTCCCTGGAGAAGCGGTGGAGCGGGCTGATGAATGGGAGCTTCCCATGGATTACTTGTGA
- the LOC113693834 gene encoding uncharacterized protein isoform X3, whose translation MGFAQALFACAPLPPPPPPPPPLHQKSSSVPTWHFSSFTASPRHSQFNNLYQEHEELGFKKQKKKKKKENHNSILESHRPYKNAPTHTQYKREEVRDGKVCDESQSLDFVSHFSTRRSGDKGGKEGERKPTGEDEEGLDVGRPKPEDEEEEDSGGPVVCKGIAKGTSRRQIMKRSTMIAKQVISIQSALSLGFVSQLCVDTNAWAVLFVEVKPNLLSSELERFSLDDLAKVGDVVLVEDESVMENDFKLVGLETLVGYTVATPGRRNIGKVRGYNFDINSGVVESLEIDSFGISIIPSSLVSTYALLVEDVLEVLPDTVVVHEAAASRIHRLTKPKKRIRLKMSTPVFAQVLGFWGGGQKMGGSVDDDDDEFEECCGYGGSGKRKLSRARGKFPGEAVERADEWELPMDYL comes from the exons ATGGGATTCGCCCAGGCCCTCTTCGCCTGCGCGCCGctgccaccaccaccaccaccaccgccaccacTGCATCAAAAGAGTAGCAGTGTTCCCACATGGCATTTTTCAAGCTTCACTG CTTCTCCTCGCCACTCCCAATTCAACAACTTGTACCAAGAACATGAAGAATTAGGGTTCaagaagcagaagaagaagaagaagaaggagaatcACAATAGCATTCTGGAAAGTCATCGTCCGTACAAGAATGCTCCAACGCATACCCAATATAAAAGAGAAGAAGTACGAGATGGAAAAGTTTGCGACGAATCCCAGTCCCTCGATTTCGTCTCCCATTTTAGTACTAGAAGAAGTGGCGACAAGGGCGGAAAGGAGGGAGAGCGCAAACCAACAGGAGAGGACGAGGAGGGATTGGATGTGGGAAGGCCTAAGCCAGaagacgaagaagaagaagatagcGGTGGTCCTGTTGTCTGCAAGGGGATAGCAAAAGGGACTAGTAGGAGGCAAATCATGAAGAGGTCCACTATGATCGCCAAGCAAGTTATCAGCATTCAATCCGCCCTCTCCCTGGGTTTTGTTTCCCAGCTCTGCGTCGATACAAATGCT TGGGCGGTGTTATTTGTAGAAGTGAAGCCAAACTTACTTTCCAGTGAGCTAGAAAGGTTTTCCTTGGACGACCTTGCGAAG GTTGGGGATGTGGTGCTCGTTGAGGATGAGAGTGTGATGGAAAATGACTTCAAATTAGTTGGACTCGAGACGCTG GTAGGATATACTGTTGCAACTCCAGGTCGGCGAAATATTGGAAAA GTGCGTGGATACAATTTTGACATTAACTCTGGGGTAGTGGAGTCTCTTGAGATTGATTCATTTGGGATATCCATCATCCCGTCAAGTTTG GTGAGCACCTATGCATTATTGGTTGAGGATGTGCTGGAAGTTTTACCAGACACAGTTGTAGTACATGAAGCTGCAGCATCACGCATCCACAGGCTTACTAAG CCGAAGAAGAGGATTCGGCTCAAAATGAGTACACCCGTTTTTGCTCAAGTTTTG GGGTTTTGGGGCGGCGGTCAGAAGATGGGCGGGTcagttgatgatgatgatgatgagtttGAAGAATGTTGTGGATACGGGGGAAGCGGGAAGAGAAAGTTGTCCAGGGCCAGGGGGAAGTTCCCTGGAGAAGCGGTGGAGCGGGCTGATGAATGGGAGCTTCCCATGGATTACTTGTGA
- the LOC113693834 gene encoding uncharacterized protein isoform X4: protein MGFAQALFACAPLPPPPPPPPPLHQKSSSVPTWHFSSFTGITACSAFFNCRRFLLFQESKPTHISASPRHSQFNNLYQEHEELGFKKQKKKKKKENHNSILESHRPYKNAPTHTQYKREEVRDGKVCDESQSLDFVSHFSTRRSGDKGGKEGERKPTGEDEEGLDVGRPKPEDEEEEDSGGPVVCKGIAKGTSRRQIMKRSTMIAKQVISIQSALSLGFVSQLCVDTNAVGDVVLVEDESVMENDFKLVGLETLVGYTVATPGRRNIGKVRGYNFDINSGVVESLEIDSFGISIIPSSLVSTYALLVEDVLEVLPDTVVVHEAAASRIHRLTKPKKRIRLKMSTPVFAQVLGFWGGGQKMGGSVDDDDDEFEECCGYGGSGKRKLSRARGKFPGEAVERADEWELPMDYL from the exons ATGGGATTCGCCCAGGCCCTCTTCGCCTGCGCGCCGctgccaccaccaccaccaccaccgccaccacTGCATCAAAAGAGTAGCAGTGTTCCCACATGGCATTTTTCAAGCTTCACTGGTATTACTGCTTGTAGTGCTTTTTTCAATTGCAGACGGTTCCTATTATTTCAAGAATCAAAACCGACTCATATTTCAGCTTCTCCTCGCCACTCCCAATTCAACAACTTGTACCAAGAACATGAAGAATTAGGGTTCaagaagcagaagaagaagaagaagaaggagaatcACAATAGCATTCTGGAAAGTCATCGTCCGTACAAGAATGCTCCAACGCATACCCAATATAAAAGAGAAGAAGTACGAGATGGAAAAGTTTGCGACGAATCCCAGTCCCTCGATTTCGTCTCCCATTTTAGTACTAGAAGAAGTGGCGACAAGGGCGGAAAGGAGGGAGAGCGCAAACCAACAGGAGAGGACGAGGAGGGATTGGATGTGGGAAGGCCTAAGCCAGaagacgaagaagaagaagatagcGGTGGTCCTGTTGTCTGCAAGGGGATAGCAAAAGGGACTAGTAGGAGGCAAATCATGAAGAGGTCCACTATGATCGCCAAGCAAGTTATCAGCATTCAATCCGCCCTCTCCCTGGGTTTTGTTTCCCAGCTCTGCGTCGATACAAATGCT GTTGGGGATGTGGTGCTCGTTGAGGATGAGAGTGTGATGGAAAATGACTTCAAATTAGTTGGACTCGAGACGCTG GTAGGATATACTGTTGCAACTCCAGGTCGGCGAAATATTGGAAAA GTGCGTGGATACAATTTTGACATTAACTCTGGGGTAGTGGAGTCTCTTGAGATTGATTCATTTGGGATATCCATCATCCCGTCAAGTTTG GTGAGCACCTATGCATTATTGGTTGAGGATGTGCTGGAAGTTTTACCAGACACAGTTGTAGTACATGAAGCTGCAGCATCACGCATCCACAGGCTTACTAAG CCGAAGAAGAGGATTCGGCTCAAAATGAGTACACCCGTTTTTGCTCAAGTTTTG GGGTTTTGGGGCGGCGGTCAGAAGATGGGCGGGTcagttgatgatgatgatgatgagtttGAAGAATGTTGTGGATACGGGGGAAGCGGGAAGAGAAAGTTGTCCAGGGCCAGGGGGAAGTTCCCTGGAGAAGCGGTGGAGCGGGCTGATGAATGGGAGCTTCCCATGGATTACTTGTGA
- the LOC113693834 gene encoding uncharacterized protein isoform X1, whose amino-acid sequence MGFAQALFACAPLPPPPPPPPPLHQKSSSVPTWHFSSFTGITACSAFFNCRRFLLFQESKPTHISASPRHSQFNNLYQEHEELGFKKQKKKKKKENHNSILESHRPYKNAPTHTQYKREEVRDGKVCDESQSLDFVSHFSTRRSGDKGGKEGERKPTGEDEEGLDVGRPKPEDEEEEDSGGPVVCKGIAKGTSRRQIMKRSTMIAKQVISIQSALSLGFVSQLCVDTNAWAVLFVEVKPNLLSSELERFSLDDLAKVGDVVLVEDESVMENDFKLVGLETLVGYTVATPGRRNIGKVRGYNFDINSGVVESLEIDSFGISIIPSSLVSTYALLVEDVLEVLPDTVVVHEAAASRIHRLTKPKKRIRLKMSTPVFAQVLGFWGGGQKMGGSVDDDDDEFEECCGYGGSGKRKLSRARGKFPGEAVERADEWELPMDYL is encoded by the exons ATGGGATTCGCCCAGGCCCTCTTCGCCTGCGCGCCGctgccaccaccaccaccaccaccgccaccacTGCATCAAAAGAGTAGCAGTGTTCCCACATGGCATTTTTCAAGCTTCACTGGTATTACTGCTTGTAGTGCTTTTTTCAATTGCAGACGGTTCCTATTATTTCAAGAATCAAAACCGACTCATATTTCAGCTTCTCCTCGCCACTCCCAATTCAACAACTTGTACCAAGAACATGAAGAATTAGGGTTCaagaagcagaagaagaagaagaagaaggagaatcACAATAGCATTCTGGAAAGTCATCGTCCGTACAAGAATGCTCCAACGCATACCCAATATAAAAGAGAAGAAGTACGAGATGGAAAAGTTTGCGACGAATCCCAGTCCCTCGATTTCGTCTCCCATTTTAGTACTAGAAGAAGTGGCGACAAGGGCGGAAAGGAGGGAGAGCGCAAACCAACAGGAGAGGACGAGGAGGGATTGGATGTGGGAAGGCCTAAGCCAGaagacgaagaagaagaagatagcGGTGGTCCTGTTGTCTGCAAGGGGATAGCAAAAGGGACTAGTAGGAGGCAAATCATGAAGAGGTCCACTATGATCGCCAAGCAAGTTATCAGCATTCAATCCGCCCTCTCCCTGGGTTTTGTTTCCCAGCTCTGCGTCGATACAAATGCT TGGGCGGTGTTATTTGTAGAAGTGAAGCCAAACTTACTTTCCAGTGAGCTAGAAAGGTTTTCCTTGGACGACCTTGCGAAG GTTGGGGATGTGGTGCTCGTTGAGGATGAGAGTGTGATGGAAAATGACTTCAAATTAGTTGGACTCGAGACGCTG GTAGGATATACTGTTGCAACTCCAGGTCGGCGAAATATTGGAAAA GTGCGTGGATACAATTTTGACATTAACTCTGGGGTAGTGGAGTCTCTTGAGATTGATTCATTTGGGATATCCATCATCCCGTCAAGTTTG GTGAGCACCTATGCATTATTGGTTGAGGATGTGCTGGAAGTTTTACCAGACACAGTTGTAGTACATGAAGCTGCAGCATCACGCATCCACAGGCTTACTAAG CCGAAGAAGAGGATTCGGCTCAAAATGAGTACACCCGTTTTTGCTCAAGTTTTG GGGTTTTGGGGCGGCGGTCAGAAGATGGGCGGGTcagttgatgatgatgatgatgagtttGAAGAATGTTGTGGATACGGGGGAAGCGGGAAGAGAAAGTTGTCCAGGGCCAGGGGGAAGTTCCCTGGAGAAGCGGTGGAGCGGGCTGATGAATGGGAGCTTCCCATGGATTACTTGTGA
- the LOC113693834 gene encoding uncharacterized protein isoform X5 produces the protein MGFAQALFACAPLPPPPPPPPPLHQKSSSVPTWHFSSFTGITACSAFFNCRRFLLFQESKPTHISASPRHSQFNNLYQEHEELGFKKQKKKKKKENHNSILESHRPYKNAPTHTQYKREEVRDGKVCDESQSLDFVSHFSTRRSGDKGGKEGERKPTGEDEEGLDVGRPKPEDEEEEDSGGPVVCKGIAKGTSRRQIMKRSTMIAKQVISIQSALSLGFVSQLCVDTNAWAVLFVEVKPNLLSSELERFSLDDLAKVGDVVLVEDESVMENDFKLVGLETLVGYTVATPGRRNIGKVRGYNFDINSGVVESLEIDSFGISIIPSSLVSTYALLVEDVLEVLPDTVVVHEAAASRIHRLTKFVLANVKSRMGF, from the exons ATGGGATTCGCCCAGGCCCTCTTCGCCTGCGCGCCGctgccaccaccaccaccaccaccgccaccacTGCATCAAAAGAGTAGCAGTGTTCCCACATGGCATTTTTCAAGCTTCACTGGTATTACTGCTTGTAGTGCTTTTTTCAATTGCAGACGGTTCCTATTATTTCAAGAATCAAAACCGACTCATATTTCAGCTTCTCCTCGCCACTCCCAATTCAACAACTTGTACCAAGAACATGAAGAATTAGGGTTCaagaagcagaagaagaagaagaagaaggagaatcACAATAGCATTCTGGAAAGTCATCGTCCGTACAAGAATGCTCCAACGCATACCCAATATAAAAGAGAAGAAGTACGAGATGGAAAAGTTTGCGACGAATCCCAGTCCCTCGATTTCGTCTCCCATTTTAGTACTAGAAGAAGTGGCGACAAGGGCGGAAAGGAGGGAGAGCGCAAACCAACAGGAGAGGACGAGGAGGGATTGGATGTGGGAAGGCCTAAGCCAGaagacgaagaagaagaagatagcGGTGGTCCTGTTGTCTGCAAGGGGATAGCAAAAGGGACTAGTAGGAGGCAAATCATGAAGAGGTCCACTATGATCGCCAAGCAAGTTATCAGCATTCAATCCGCCCTCTCCCTGGGTTTTGTTTCCCAGCTCTGCGTCGATACAAATGCT TGGGCGGTGTTATTTGTAGAAGTGAAGCCAAACTTACTTTCCAGTGAGCTAGAAAGGTTTTCCTTGGACGACCTTGCGAAG GTTGGGGATGTGGTGCTCGTTGAGGATGAGAGTGTGATGGAAAATGACTTCAAATTAGTTGGACTCGAGACGCTG GTAGGATATACTGTTGCAACTCCAGGTCGGCGAAATATTGGAAAA GTGCGTGGATACAATTTTGACATTAACTCTGGGGTAGTGGAGTCTCTTGAGATTGATTCATTTGGGATATCCATCATCCCGTCAAGTTTG GTGAGCACCTATGCATTATTGGTTGAGGATGTGCTGGAAGTTTTACCAGACACAGTTGTAGTACATGAAGCTGCAGCATCACGCATCCACAGGCTTACTAAG TTTGTTTTAGCAAATGTTAAATCTCGGATGGGCTTTTAA
- the LOC113693834 gene encoding uncharacterized protein isoform X6, with protein MGFAQALFACAPLPPPPPPPPPLHQKSSSVPTWHFSSFTGITACSAFFNCRRFLLFQESKPTHISASPRHSQFNNLYQEHEELGFKKQKKKKKKENHNSILESHRPYKNAPTHTQYKREEVRDGKVCDESQSLDFVSHFSTRRSGDKGGKEGERKPTGEDEEGLDVGRPKPEDEEEEDSGGPVVCKGIAKGTSRRQIMKRSTMIAKQVISIQSALSLGFVSQLCVDTNAWAVLFVEVKPNLLSSELERFSLDDLAKVGDVVLVEDESVMENDFKLVGLETLVGYTVATPGRRNIGKVRGYNFDINSGVVESLEIDSFGISIIPSSLMLCCCITGEHLCIIG; from the exons ATGGGATTCGCCCAGGCCCTCTTCGCCTGCGCGCCGctgccaccaccaccaccaccaccgccaccacTGCATCAAAAGAGTAGCAGTGTTCCCACATGGCATTTTTCAAGCTTCACTGGTATTACTGCTTGTAGTGCTTTTTTCAATTGCAGACGGTTCCTATTATTTCAAGAATCAAAACCGACTCATATTTCAGCTTCTCCTCGCCACTCCCAATTCAACAACTTGTACCAAGAACATGAAGAATTAGGGTTCaagaagcagaagaagaagaagaagaaggagaatcACAATAGCATTCTGGAAAGTCATCGTCCGTACAAGAATGCTCCAACGCATACCCAATATAAAAGAGAAGAAGTACGAGATGGAAAAGTTTGCGACGAATCCCAGTCCCTCGATTTCGTCTCCCATTTTAGTACTAGAAGAAGTGGCGACAAGGGCGGAAAGGAGGGAGAGCGCAAACCAACAGGAGAGGACGAGGAGGGATTGGATGTGGGAAGGCCTAAGCCAGaagacgaagaagaagaagatagcGGTGGTCCTGTTGTCTGCAAGGGGATAGCAAAAGGGACTAGTAGGAGGCAAATCATGAAGAGGTCCACTATGATCGCCAAGCAAGTTATCAGCATTCAATCCGCCCTCTCCCTGGGTTTTGTTTCCCAGCTCTGCGTCGATACAAATGCT TGGGCGGTGTTATTTGTAGAAGTGAAGCCAAACTTACTTTCCAGTGAGCTAGAAAGGTTTTCCTTGGACGACCTTGCGAAG GTTGGGGATGTGGTGCTCGTTGAGGATGAGAGTGTGATGGAAAATGACTTCAAATTAGTTGGACTCGAGACGCTG GTAGGATATACTGTTGCAACTCCAGGTCGGCGAAATATTGGAAAA GTGCGTGGATACAATTTTGACATTAACTCTGGGGTAGTGGAGTCTCTTGAGATTGATTCATTTGGGATATCCATCATCCCGTCAAGTTTG ATGCTTTGCTGCTGTATTACAGGTGAGCACCTATGCATTATTGGTTGA